One window of the Nicotiana tabacum cultivar K326 chromosome 4, ASM71507v2, whole genome shotgun sequence genome contains the following:
- the LOC142179799 gene encoding uncharacterized protein LOC142179799 gives MGDKPVERDKINPQTNIVQDNFADKLDTTFDYKNEVWSEYNILRSYPKKNGFTGQLHGWWDNYLTADERKMVINAIATDEGVDNLGMALVKNREDTVYTLVLTILEYFNESDYYYSESESEIEVDLLDLYDSDKNIDNTCTACREKPIKIDSQHDMFLGMMQIVTAHRCIDSKGFTATYKDKKISYIFVTDLEKIKLISENIAIDICAEHPSAFLNRKKHIVSLPYEANFSEDDIPTKSRPCQMNAELVEFCKKEIDNLLQKGWNPHGAELEVEEGEDHPHIPKEGHRL, from the exons ATGGGTGATAAGCCAGTTGAAAGGGATAAGATTAACCcccaaacaaatattgttcaggata attttgctgataaattagatACCACTTTTGATTATAAAAATGAAGTTTGGTCAGAGTATAATATACTCAGAAGTTATCCTAAAAAGAATG GTTTCACTGGCCAGCTTcatggctggtgggataattatttaacTGCTGATGAAAGGAAAATGGTTATTAATGCAATAGCCACTGATGAAggagttgataacttaggcatggctcTAGTGAAAAATAGAGAAGATACTGTTTACACCCTTGTTCTTACCATATTAGAatatttcaatg AATCTGATTATTATTATTCTGAGTCAGAATCTGAAATTGAAGTAGATTTACTTGATTTAtatgatagtgataaaaatattgataatacttgtacagCTTGCAGAG aaaaacctattaaGATTGATTCTCAACATGATATGTTTTTGGGAATGATGCAAATTGTTACTGCTCATagatg catagactcaAAAGGTTTTACagctacttataaggataaaAAGATTAGTTATATTTTTGTTACAGATCTA gaaaagattaaattgatttcCGAAAAtattgctattgatatttgtgctgagcaTCCCAGTGCTTTTTTGAATAGAAAAAAACATATTGTCTCTCTTCCATATGAAGCTAATTTCTCTGAAGATGATATTCCTACAaaatctcgaccttgtcagatgaatGCCGAATTGGTAGAATTctgcaaaaaagagattgataaCTTGTTACAAAaag